The genomic region tttactgtatttttgatcaaataaatgcagtttggGTGAGCAAGAGACTTTCAAAACCTTAAACCATCCCCAAACATTtagtaaatgtatttgtgtatgtgtatatatgtatattattataatgtataattatgTAAAGaataaatatcacatttgctCTCTATATATCagtcattgcaaaaaaaaaacaaaaaaaaaaaacatatatcagCTCCACTACAGATATTTTAGTCTtacattttttctgtctttttttttgttttgttttttgttgtatcTGTCTCAGATTTCTGGCCGTAAATCGCAGTTGAACACTTCCAGTCTGAAGGAGGTGCTGGAGCGTTTCAGTAACAGTCGCACACCCTCCACCTCCTCAAGGAGCTCCCGCAAGTCCTCTCACACCGCAGTCTCTGACAACACCTGCACCTGTAAGCATTAAAATCAGggcttttttgctcaccagtcgctgtggctagtggttttccaaagttactggGCATTCATCATTTTCATTGGCCACAATTTTGttgttgggaaattacattttatatgattaaagttgactgtGGTGTGCTAAAGTTTACTTGAGCTAGATTTACAACcctttttaaaagtaaatgacCACTGTATACAAACCCTATTCACTCTACAGACCAGCCAAAGTGGCTAGTTTGAGTGACACTTTTGAAATCCACCAGCATTTGGTGGGTGTTACAGTCAAGCCCCGATTAAAACCAAAAAATGTGCTCTTCTATTGGGTTTTCCTGATTCTGTGCCTGTTTGAAAACACTCATATCTATTTGATTTCCTCAGCAACTCCCTCCAAGCTACAGACAGATGTGAGCACTCCACCCCGGCCCGCTGTTGATATGACACCCCAACGTCGTTCCTCTGTCAGCACCCAGGTGAAACTTGCCTCTTCTACaacatattaatatttaattatctTACAAATCACTTCTAACTTATGCTCATAGCAGCTGAGTAATTATGCTGGTCTTATTTGTTTTGATAGTCCATGAGTTCTCAGAACACCAATCAAACTGGCTCTCCGGTCCAGATCAGCCAACATcaaccacaacaacaacaacctcAACCACAGCAGCAGGTTCAACCTAATGCACTGGTAAgaattttgttttgctttgtgttttgttttgtttttggttttgacCAATAGATCAGATAAGCTGCCATTTAAATtacttattttcatttttcccCCCAATGACACCATAATGTTTACCTTTCTGTGTTTTCTGAATGTAGTTCTCTGCACAGTTGAATGCGATGCAGCACCTAAAGGAGCAACTGGAGCAGAGAACACGCATGATAGAAGCGAACATTCAGAAACAGCAGGAGGAACTGAGACAGATTCATGAGCAGCTGCAGAGGGTGCAGGGACCTGGCACTCAGGTACACACGCGTAATTTTGTGAATGTTCGTATTGACAGTTTTGTTGTCATGGTAACAAAAGCATGTGATTCAAATGGTGTCTTTCAGATGATattgcagcagtcaggtggtggACTCGTACAGTTGCCTCAAGTTGGAGGAGCACAGACTAACATTTTAGGGGTTGGAGCACAGACTGGGGTTGTAGCTATACAGGGCCAAAATGTGACGAGTACAGCACACAGTGGGACTGTTCCACAGCAGCAAGCACTTCCACAGCAACAGGCTCCTCGTTCCCTGCAGCAGAATCTACAGGGTTCTTCTGTTACACAGGTGAGTTTCAGTCTTTATTTTTTCCAGTTGCTCTGacaatgatttaatttgattcttTATTAAAAGATTCAATGTATGATGAAATCTAGATTTTGCCCGCAATTCAGTGTTTTTACATTCAGTCAGTTCATATCTTTTTGatactaccatttaaaagtttggggtcaggaaTATTTTGTGCGTGTGTTTTTGAAGTAAGTCTCatatgctcaacaaggctgcatttatttaattaaaaaaatagtaaaaaccataataatgctgtgaaatatatataatgtgttttaatatattttaaaatgtaatgtattcctgtgatggcaaagctgaattttcagtagccattactccagtctccaGTGCCACATGTCACATGAAATCATTCTATTATGCTCATTTGGTACtcaagtattaggggtgtaagaAAATATCGATACACATAAATATCGTGATATTATGTTTGGTGATACTGTATCGATTCTCAAAAACACTGTATcgatattcattcattcattcattcattcatttatttatttatttatttatttatttatttatttatttacatccaAGATTCATGGCTTTGTGTTCGACTTGGAactacgtcacaacactggagaaaagtcgtttgcaacttccggttcacgcggACTTTAACATCCCGATGCCATCTGCGCTGTTGAGAGAGTCGTTCGATATAAAATGTAGTATGtactacaaaataaacacaacaaaattgacAGAGGTGACAGCAGAAAAGAAAGCATATTATCATAGCAacgtggatatgtttgcaccaaGCTCTGTTCAGCATTTCAGTGAAGTATTTCAGCTTTACTGTTCAGTATTTCAGTAAAGCTGTAAAGCTACTGtacagctttacagtattaaaacaaACAGACATTTAGTCATGAAATGGACTATGCACTAGTTGTTGAAtagtttagaaattaaaaactgctatactgtgaacctttaaaacatatacaCCTAAAGAATCCTGCAGTCACTTTACTATTTTCCCTTAGATTGCACAAAATAGTGATCAGTGATATAAATGCATATGATACtgtattgattaaataaaataaagttgtttgtaAGGTTTTATGCATATGGTGGTGTGTTCATGAGTCATGACCATTTTTTCTAAAATTACAtcctttttctaaaaaaacaagaaatcacAATATCACAATATATCGCCTTTCTTACAGTATCACAATATATTGTATCGTAACCCCtgtatcgtgatacgtatcgtatcgccAGATTCTTGGCAATACACAGCCCTATCAAGTATCATTTCttcttatcaatgttaaaaatagttctgctgctttaatatttttttaatattctgcTGCTTAATATCAAGATTctttaaatagaaagttcaaaagaacagcatttatttgaaattgaaaattTACTGACATTTtagatcagtttaatgcatctttgttgaacaaaaaaaaatcttactggctACTtatgaacggtagtgtatacaCATAagttgaattattatttttaaaacagctataaatacttaaattttaaaggattagttcactttcaaataaaagtttcctgataatttactcacccccatgtcatccaagatgttcatgtctttctttcttcaggcgaaaagaaatgaagctttttgatgaaaacattccaggattattctccttatagtggacttcagtggcctccaaatggttgaaggtcaaaattacagtttcagtgcagcttcaaaggggtTTAAACAAttccagacgaggaataagggtcttatctagagaaacgatcggtcattttcggaaaaaaatacaactgtatatgctttataaacacaaatgatcgccttgcacgtgcttccgccaaaaccgcactttcatattcttcaaaaagcttacgctgtatgtcctacgccttccctattcaacttacagaaaaaaacagaactggcgctgcgttcgttgcgtaagtagaatagggaaggactttgaagaatacgaaagtgcggttttggcggaaccacgTGCAAGGCGaccatttgtttatataaagcatatacatttactttttttttttttttttttttttctcgaaaataaccgatcgttttgctagataagacccttattcctcgtctggaattgtttaaagccctttgaagctgcactaaaactgtaattttgaccttcaaccgtttggaggccattgaagtccactataaggagagaaatcctggaatgttttcatcaaaaactttaatttcttttcgactgagaaagaaagacatgaacatcttggatgacatgggggtgagtaaattatcaaaagaattttttgaaagtggactaatcctttaagttataTGACAAAAACTCATTAACTTCTGAATTGACTGTATAGGCAGTATCTTTAGCTGTGTATTTCCTAGacgggtttttttgttttgtttttttgtttggagCCCATTAACAATGACATAATCTCTTGTCTTCAACTGCATATGGTGACATCATCTAAATGGAGGACGTAATTTTTCTCTGTCTCATTCTTTTTTTCAGCGTGGTCCTGTCTATAATACCATGATGATCAGTCAGCCTGCTAATGCCAATGTTGTGCAGATACCCAGCAGTCTGGCACCAAAAATCAATCAGGGCAATGCAATAAACAGGTACAGTACATGTCTTTTTCCTCTTCTCTCTTTTCCAGGACACCTTCTATAATATATTCTTAAAATTATTCTTATTCttgatattataattaatattacattaaagtattattaatattaatactactaatattaattatttcttTCTTTGCCTTACCCTGTCACACTCAGGTTTCCTGCTGGACAGCAGTTGGTCACTAAGATTGTGACAGCTCCAATGGCGTGTAGTGCTGTCATGGTACCTACAACGATGTTTATGGGTCAGGTGGTGACAGCTTACAGCCCATTTCCACAGCAACAAGGTCAGACACAGACCATAGCACTGCAAACTCAGTCAGCTGTGCCTGCGGAACAACAAGCTCAAGCTACCACGTTACAGACAAGTCAACAGCAGGGGGCGACGCAGCAGACAACAAAACAGCAGCAACCATTTTTACAGGTAACAAAGCATGCACATAGTTTCATTTTGAATCTATTCAGAACTGTGATTCATGTGCAtcaacatttaaatgttaatactCCCCTTGTGACATTTCACATGTTCTTAACAGACTATAGCAAAAGTTGTTTACAAAACTTAACCAAGTTGACCAAAATGGTGTACCTGGTCAAACTTGGTACTGCCAGCTGGTAATCCATCTAAACAAGTGGTTGCTAAGCTTTTTGTCTCTCCACTTTGTCCAAGACAATATAACCTCTGGTACTTCtgttgttataaaaataaactaaaaaatgtaatgtaatatataaattatatataaaaatataatttaatgttgAACGTGTTTCCATGTTTCAATTAAATGTTGTACATGTTTATCtcaatttattgttttttttttgtttgttttttttgttttttagcatttcaattaagattaaaataattgtatttaaatataaatactatatatatatatatatatatatatatatatatatatatatatatatatatatatatatatatatatatatatatatatatatatagaaagaaagaaagaaagaaagatctaGACAAGCTGTGCATCTAGAAACCACTGTAAAACCACttccatgcatttttttttttttcagtccaaTGTGAAGCATTTCAGTCAACTtcaatttttaaatcaaaagtgTTTGACACATAACTCATTTTTTTGCTGTGTATTTGTCAGAGCACACGCCTTCTCCATGGCAACCAGTCCACACAACTGATCCTGCAGGCTTTTCCTATTCAGCAGCAAGGCACATTTACTCCGtcgcaacaacaacaacagcagcagcagcaacagcaactGAAACCACAGActcaaaaacagcagaaaacaaCTCACCAGACTGACAGCACTAATGCCCAGTCTCAGTAACATGGAGTAAAACAACGGCCAATCGGATGGAGGAGCCTGCTCATGTTTATTGGTGTACTCATTTGAAAACTCTGACAAAACGGCTCTTCCTGGCAGCATCTTAAATGCTTTTCAAACAAGAAACTCCCTCAACATGGCAGCTGCATGGAACACAACACCACCAGATGGACACTGTGGCAACCGTGCAGAATGTTTCACTGGACCAACAGGTGGTTGCCAAACTCATTATTTATTTCAACCACAGAAAGTATAGGATTGCTAGCCTTTGCATTGTCTTTGCCAAACAGCAAACCCTGTCCTCAGCCCAAAGAACTGAGTCTATCTGTACAGTCTCGTGTTCCATACAATGTAAATACACAACCGTAAAGGAACAAAGCAAGatattgaatattttatatgctgcatgaagtgTAAACTTTCATTTGTACTTccagttttatgatttttaagtattattttaattttaatgtttttatattatgCATATAGTGATGCTTTCTACTTTTAACCCTTCCGACAATAGTCTCTTCATGTATAGTTTGGGTTCATTATAGTTTGTCATTGAGGTTTTTTTAGAGGCACTagatttttgttttagtttttcatttttggggagGAAATTATACCCCACGTCTCTGACATACAAAAAATTGCCCCGTTTCAGTTTACTTCTAATCACAGATCCAGAATGATCAAATTTGACGGTTTTTAAGTGCCAAAATTTAGTTAATCTACTTCCAGTTTTTGAATGTTGCTTTTTAGCCGAGTCATAGTAGTCTACTAAAACGTTTTTGTGCACCTTTTTCCCCATTACATATAGCACTTAATGTGTGTATACACACTAAAATAGTCCATCTTCTAGTAATTGTGACCTAATGGTTTAGTTTGTGTGTGCATGGACGGTACGTGTATTTTTCAGAGAAGAATGACACGCCATAAATAAGCTTTCAAATCCTCTTtcataaatgctttgttctccCTCATGGTTTTGGGAGCTATGCAAGAAGCCACATCCAAGGCAGAGTGTTTCTATGTGTGACTGAGGATGGTCCGGAATACCGTGGACCTTTTTAATCCCATTTTCAGGATAATAATGATTATATTGTTTCTCTTCCTAGTTTTATTTCCAAAGTTATAATTCAAACTGAAGCAGGGTTATCGTGCAGCTGTAGAGTCTTAAAGTTAAGAGTTATCTTCCTTTTAACTGCTTGTATGTGAGTGTGagtatgtgtgagagagagagagagaatttaaAGTGCAGGCTATTATATCAATAACAGTTTGTGACTCTTCCAGTATCGCTGTGTGGGTTGCTACTGTGTGTATTAACCCCAGCGATGACCAATCAGTTCTTGCGTTGCAGTATCTCAGTATTCTAGATGTTTCCCCATTGGCTTATCAGCTATATACCTCAGAAATGGATTTATATAAGAAGTATTCAAAGCAATTTTATTTTCGTATGGCAAAAGATGTTCGTGTTAAACAGTATTGCTGTGTATAGACCGGTAACACTGTTAAAAGACGAGTTGGAGCTGAAAGGTATATGGAAACTGAACAGATTTTGATATTGTTGACTTCTGGAATTCCAAAAGTGGAGATGCCCATTAAGTAGATGTCCACCTTCCCTTTCATAGTTGTGTTGtgtgtttcattttgttgtgCACTGAAACCCCCCAAGTGTGTTAGTTGTTAATGTTGGAACCAATGTGTTTCATAGTGCGTACAatcataaattattatttaaaatttaccCCCCAAAAAGCTGCTGACAGGTTGAAGAGATAATTGATTAGGACTTTAGATGCCATTCCTGGACATTTCAACCTTCTTTATCCACTGTTACACTGTTTGTATTGCTGTGTGCAACCAAAAGAATGTGTGCTTTCAGAATATGATGGTTATTGGTTGTAGCCCCAGAAATTTGATTAGAGCTTCTGATTTCTGATTAGAAAATCAATGAGTTGagtgaatgataaaataataaatcatcaaAGAACTAAAAGTCTTAAGGTGTTACCATaaaattttttcattttgttcataCTGAATTGCTTTTACCAAAACCATGTTATCAGGTCATATAACATTCAATGTGACTGAATTTGTAGGAATTGTCTTGTCGGATtaccaaaaaattataattttcccTCCACAATATTCAATCTTGAAATAAAGCAAACCATGTTATTTACATTGTCTACTGAAATCTCTTCAAGATttgcttgcttttttttttaaagtgacatttataCTGCCAACTGCAGTACCAAATGGAATTGCCAAAATAATGGCCCTTTGCAAACAAGTTTTTTGAACACTCCCATTGTCTGTCATTGGGCAGACAAACCGATAGTCTCACCCCAAACTCGCCCATTGGTTTAGCTAATGTTTCTGGTTTGGATGCTcaatgtattttaacataaaaacataaaaattacataacttttaaagggttagatcaaccaaaaataaaaattgtgtcattaattactcaccctcatgtcgttccaaacccgtaagaccttcgatcatctttggaacacaaattaagaccttaattcttaattaacattaaaaaccttaatgttatgaagcgacgagaatacatttcGTGTGCCAAAATAATGTCTTTATTCAACAAGATCTTGTGAAGGAcggtttcaaaacactgcttcatgaagcttcgaagcttaacaaatcttttgtttcgaatcagtgtttcggagcgcgtatcaaactgccgaAGTCACGCcacccagtggtgaaccattgaaatttcgaaacgctTATCAAGTaaccttgtttactgaaatcacatgactttgtcagtttgatacacgctccgaaacAAAGGttttgtaaagcttcatgaagcagtgttttgaaatcatccatcactagatattgttgaatgaagttattttgtttttttggtgcacaaaaagtattctcgtcgcttcataacattaaggttgaaccactgtaatcacatgaactgttttaaatgcgtcttctgggcatctgaaaatgttaattgtcttgctggcaatgcaggcctcactgagccatcagattttatgaagaatatcttaatttgtgttctgaagatgaacgaaggtcttacgggtgtggaacgacatgagggtgagaattttcatttttgggtgaaataaccctttaaggaattccacacattttttttttgtcattttaaaaacacttcattcaaTAGCTCCTTTTCACTTTTCATTTATTCTGTATAAAAACAGTTACATCATTCCCTACCGCCCTTTTTCTTCTGACATAACATTCTACAAGTTGAAAAAATAGCTGACACATCAGATATTTACAAAGTCAAATCTCATAGCAGTTCAAGTTATTTGTCACACtcaacattcaaaaacatttgattcTTTTTGAAACCAACATCCAATCCTTCGAACGTGGTTCAGTTGGCTGAATAATTTAGCATAAACCTTGGATCTACTggaataataaactttttaattcGCAACGAGCAGATGTCTGATGTTTCTTATCTTTTAAGCATGCTTTGAGAACAAAAACTTAAGGTTTACTCCAGCTATTGTAGCCAAGTTAGCCACTTTTGAAGAACAGAACCCAGTCAGTTATTACAAACAATGTACAATCCAAATAtgattatttcagttttacacCGCAACAAATTGTATTCGTATATACATATTCAACAGCTCAAATGTTAAATTCCAAACTcaaaaaaatgccaaaaaaagaATGTAAACAAATCCTAGTTGTCTTTtcattgttaataaatatgacAATTTTAAAGTAGAATTTTAGTTAAGAGAGGGATCTCATAGATGCAATATAGCATTACAAATcgataatgcattataatactCACCTGAGAGTAATGACATGCTGAGAAACAGTACAAATGTCTGAACGAGAACCTCCATTTGATGTTAAGTGCTTCAGATAGTGCCACATTAAACAAGACTCACTTTGGGTTTAACATCTTTTCCACTGACCTACCTTACTGTTACTTGCACTAAGACGTAGTTGCAGTTGTTCACCCGGACAAAGACAAAAGAATACACAACAACACGACATCATCACAGAGACACTCACTACACAATGATGTCATCAGTAGAGCTGGTCATTTATCTGGTGAGGTAACATTAGGTTCTATAGCTAAATGCTTGCCTGGCTGCTCATGCACTCAAAATACTATGATCAATACAATAAAATGGAGCCCAGCTGCATTTAGAAAAATACGTTAACAGTTATATGGCTGGACATGCTGTGTCTTGAGTAATTTGAAATATAATGGAAGACAAGGCTAATGGAGTTGCATTGAGCCAAACAGAGAGCAGGGAATCTTAGGAGATGTCCTTAAATGCCACTATTAAAGGCAGCATTCGAATGGAGGATAAGGCTTTTAGGTAAAACCCATTGAGAAAATGGTGATTTTGAGGCAAAACAAAGAATGTGATGTCATTTATATGCTCTGATGTTCCAGAAAAACTTCATTTGTTGCCTGTAGCAGGGGTTGAGTTGAGGCTGTCGAGCTGCCCACAGAACTCAGCCGTTGTGCCCTCTGCAGGTCTGGAGGAACAAACGCCTCACAGCTGCCGCTAGTGCTGAGATTCAGGTAATCCTGCAAGATACAATTACAAACCTAACTGAAGAAACTGGTTCTATGGCAGCATTTTTTGAGCTGAGCTGAGTCAAAACGTACATGTTTGGTGGTTTCCGACAGCAGGAGTTCAGTCCTTTCCACCAGTTTTTTGAAGGTTGGTCTCTTCAGAGGGTCAGCACTCCAACACCATCTCATTACCTCGTAACTGATAACGCATACACACATGCCTCATTATCATGCACATCGGACAAACTTCAAGATTCCatcttcaaataaatgctgttctttctattCCTCAAAGAATCCTTTAAAAcgcatcatggtttccacaaaagatattaagtagcacaactattttcaatcttcataataagaaatgtttcttgagcaccaaatcagcatattagaaggatttctggaggatcacgtgacactgaagactggagtaatgactaatgaaaaagctttgccatcacaggaataaattacattttaaaataaattaatatcgaaaactatggaagcttgtttccgcaatgaaataaaaaataaaaaaggtaactgcaactttttatctcataattctgataaagttagaattgcgcattataaactcataattgtgagttataaagtcagaattgcgagttataaagtcagaattgcgagttataaagtcagaattctgagttataaagtcagaattctgagttataaagtcagaattgcgagttataaagtcagaattccgagttataaactcacaattgcgagttataaagtcagaattgcgagatataaactcaattgcgacaaagtcagaattgtgagttataagctcacaattgagttataaagtcataattgcgagtttataaagtcagaattgcatgacagtcaaaattgcgagttgtaaagtcagaattgcgagttataaacacaatttcaagttataaagtcagaattgcatgacaaagtcaaaattgcgaatTATAgttagaattgcatgatataaagtcaaaattctgagttataaagtgaaaattgcgagttaaagtcagaattgcgagttataaagtcagagttgcatgatataaagtaaaaattgcgagttatagtcagaattgcatgatatacagtcaaaattgcgagttataaagtcagaattgcgagatataaagtcaaaattgcaagatatatagtcaaaattgcgaagttataaagtcagaattgcatggtataaagtcaaaattgcgagctatactcagaattgcgagttataaacacaacttcaagttataaagtcagaattgcatgacaaagtcaaaattgcgagttataaagtcagaattgcatgatataaagtcaaaattgcaagttataaagtcagaattgcgagttataaactcacaattgcaagttataaagtcagaattgcatgacaaagtcaaaattgcgagttatagtcagaattgcatgatataaagtcaaaattgcgagttataaagtcagaattgcatgatataaagtcaaaattgcaagttataaagtcagaattgcgagttataaactcacaattgcgagttataaactcacaattgcaagttataaagtcaaaattgcatgacaaag from Megalobrama amblycephala isolate DHTTF-2021 linkage group LG7, ASM1881202v1, whole genome shotgun sequence harbors:
- the clockb gene encoding LOW QUALITY PROTEIN: clock circadian regulator b (The sequence of the model RefSeq protein was modified relative to this genomic sequence to represent the inferred CDS: inserted 1 base in 1 codon), which gives rise to MSSRDRDDSSVFDGLLEEDEKDKAKRVSRNKSEKKRRDQFNVLIKELGTMLPGITRKMDKSTILQKSIDYLRKHKEIAAQSESSEIKQDWKPPFLSNEEFTQLMLEALDGFFLVMLTDGNIIYISEGVTSLLEHLPSDLVDQNLLNFLPVGEHGEVYKALSAHPDIENLNSDYLKSKNQMEFCCHMLRGSVDPKKXSVYEYVKFIGNFKSLANMPNATRNGLEGILQRSLQPAFDDQVCFIATVRLAKPQFIKEMCMVEEPYEEFTSRHSLEWKFLLLDHRAPPIIGYMPFEVLGTSGYDYYHVDDLHSLAKCHEHLMQFGKGKSCYYRFLTKGQQWIWLQTNYYITYHQWNSRPEFIVCTHTVVSYAEVRAERRREMGIEESPPELTGDKISGRKSQLNTSSLKEVLERFSNSRTPSTSSRSSRKSSHTAVSDNTCTSTPSKLQTDVSTPPRPAVDMTPQRRSSVSTQSMSSQNTNQTGSPVQISQHQPQQQQPQPQQQVQPNALFSAQLNAMQHLKEQLEQRTRMIEANIQKQQEELRQIHEQLQRVQGPGTQMILQQSGGGLVQLPQVGGAQTNILGVGAQTGVVAIQGQNVTSTAHSGTVPQQQALPQQQAPRSLQQNLQGSSVTQRGPVYNTMMISQPANANVVQIPSSLAPKINQGNAINRFPAGQQLVTKIVTAPMACSAVMVPTTMFMGQVVTAYSPFPQQQGQTQTIALQTQSAVPAEQQAQATTLQTSQQQGATQQTTKQQQPFLQSTRLLHGNQSTQLILQAFPIQQQGTFTPSQQQQQQQQQQQLKPQTQKQQKTTHQTDSTNAQSQ